Proteins from a genomic interval of Lacticaseibacillus pabuli:
- a CDS encoding type II toxin-antitoxin system RelB/DinJ family antitoxin — MDKPQKKLQVIVDAKTDKQVRIILNQLGLNPSVVIGALWKRIAAEGGIPFSLMLTNRELANDELSEAVFDSTVPIMATKETTRDYLLNGDDDDY, encoded by the coding sequence ATGGACAAACCGCAAAAGAAATTACAAGTAATCGTCGATGCTAAAACGGACAAACAAGTGCGTATTATTCTGAATCAGTTGGGCCTGAATCCTTCTGTAGTTATTGGTGCTCTGTGGAAACGAATTGCGGCTGAAGGAGGAATTCCGTTTTCTCTGATGTTAACGAATCGTGAGCTCGCCAACGATGAATTATCTGAAGCTGTATTTGACTCAACAGTACCAATCATGGCAACAAAAGAAACAACTCGTGATTATCTACTCAATGGTGATGACGATGATTATTAA
- a CDS encoding MMPL family transporter, which translates to MGKSFFARHHFGAMIGWLIAVILAVVMLPNISSLVRDKGQTKIPDSAQSQVANVIQKDWGHGQGNTRQVVVVFSNGDKKLSSTQKDAIKHTVKHLRKHDDQLNIKDVLAPNDNAATKKQLISKDKTTELVQLQVSKKQEVRPMTAAITKAAKTHGVKTYLTGGDILNDDFQKATEDGIQKTEIIAAIFIFVVLVLVFRSPVVPVISLLTVGVSVITSLSVVMNLVAHWGFPLSSFTQVFLVVVLFGIGTDYNILLYDQYKEELSGGLDAVEATTKARRIAGRTILYSGTSLLIGFSALGLAKFSIYRSAVGVAVGVAVLLLVLLTLNPFFMSLLGKRMFWPTKNFDGSSNSKLWGWLSKSSVARPIVALGTIVILAIPAFMAYNNNLNYDTTAELADSMPAKQGFRVVQKHFSKGTAEPASLYIQSNHKLNDEGDLRIIDRVTKKIQDEKGVGTVASVTQPSGSEVSALYEDNQLGTVTKGMTSAGKGLTKINKGLTGASNKLGATDMNSGLAGVQTMMDGTQKLVSGSQQLTSGTQQLAQGTSVLQSGVGTLTSGLNTLNGNSGLINNGVNQLTSQSAQLPLAVAGLAAYNQQINGGVNKLVNGLNQGNSQLSALSAQAGSIQSTLAQAKTLQAELATAQGMMQQMNQLVGLLDQAAASKDQLAGLASTAGAIGNLQTAVTDTVNKTSQNDGQIAQLAGAIAQDSSNDATTRQSATKIAGLASDNINTNKALGANLQQSAAGLKGVDANTIAGLGKLANSLPNKQQVAGLKQELAATQKMMNDANSLLGKTSNLGSQMNQLSGLPAQMTALTSGVRQLQQATAQASGIATQLNGAVNGRGVNIANQSTIQNTIGNSILSSQLQQLAGGIHAYTNGVGSAAAGSQKLGAGVSVLQNGATKIAANAPVLTSGLNQELAGQQTMYTTLHGLVGQMQTLKDGLKTAGDGIGKVNDGVGSAQTYLTGLQDSDAAKDYYVPKAVLKSKTYKPAIDTYMSSDKKTTKLTIVLDSDPSSAKSMAQIDKMQGVVKNELKGTKLGNAKVAIGGQTAQTSDTQHIASSDFIRTAAIMIVGILLALMYVTRSILQPFYIIGTLLLAYIASLSITRFVSSIFLHQGQLTWNTPFFTFVMLIALGVDYSIFLMMKYREFGPDIPDPKARINSASGVIGAVVISAAIILSGTFAALMPSGVLTLIQVALGVIIGLIILVFIIPVILPALISLTYGKPEIGKHGGDRPEEKK; encoded by the coding sequence ATGGGGAAGAGCTTTTTTGCCCGTCACCACTTCGGCGCAATGATTGGCTGGCTGATTGCCGTCATCCTCGCTGTTGTGATGTTGCCAAATATCTCGTCATTAGTACGGGATAAGGGCCAAACCAAGATTCCTGACAGTGCCCAGAGTCAGGTGGCCAATGTGATCCAGAAGGACTGGGGTCACGGCCAGGGCAATACGCGTCAGGTTGTCGTTGTCTTTAGCAACGGCGACAAGAAGCTGAGTTCGACTCAGAAGGACGCCATTAAGCACACCGTCAAGCACCTGCGTAAGCATGACGACCAGCTTAACATCAAGGACGTACTTGCACCTAACGATAATGCTGCGACCAAGAAGCAGCTGATTTCAAAGGACAAGACGACCGAGCTGGTTCAGCTGCAAGTGTCTAAAAAGCAGGAAGTGCGTCCGATGACAGCCGCAATCACTAAGGCTGCGAAGACGCACGGGGTTAAGACCTACCTGACCGGTGGGGATATCCTGAATGATGACTTTCAGAAGGCCACTGAAGACGGGATTCAAAAGACGGAAATCATTGCCGCCATCTTTATCTTCGTCGTCCTCGTGCTGGTTTTCCGCTCCCCAGTTGTGCCAGTGATTTCACTGCTGACCGTTGGGGTGTCCGTGATCACCTCCCTCAGTGTTGTCATGAACCTGGTGGCACATTGGGGCTTCCCACTCAGTTCATTCACGCAGGTCTTCCTCGTCGTGGTCCTGTTCGGGATTGGGACGGATTACAACATCCTGCTGTATGACCAATATAAGGAAGAACTGAGCGGCGGGCTAGACGCGGTCGAAGCCACGACCAAAGCCCGTCGCATCGCCGGCCGCACCATCCTCTACAGTGGCACCTCGCTGCTGATTGGGTTTAGTGCGTTAGGCCTGGCCAAGTTCTCCATTTACCGTTCTGCCGTTGGGGTGGCGGTCGGTGTTGCCGTTCTGCTGCTCGTGCTGCTGACATTGAACCCATTCTTCATGTCACTCCTCGGCAAGCGGATGTTCTGGCCAACCAAGAACTTCGATGGCTCCTCCAACAGTAAGCTCTGGGGCTGGTTGTCCAAGAGCTCTGTTGCCCGGCCAATCGTTGCGTTGGGAACCATCGTGATCCTTGCGATTCCAGCGTTCATGGCCTACAACAATAACTTAAACTACGATACGACCGCAGAACTTGCCGACAGCATGCCTGCCAAGCAGGGTTTCCGCGTCGTCCAAAAGCATTTCTCCAAGGGGACTGCGGAACCTGCGTCCCTGTACATCCAGAGTAATCACAAGTTGAATGATGAAGGCGATTTGCGCATCATCGACCGTGTGACGAAGAAGATTCAGGATGAAAAGGGTGTCGGGACCGTTGCTTCCGTCACACAACCAAGTGGCAGTGAGGTTAGCGCGCTATACGAAGACAACCAGCTTGGCACGGTCACCAAGGGGATGACCAGCGCTGGCAAGGGTCTGACCAAGATTAACAAAGGCCTGACCGGTGCCAGCAACAAGCTCGGTGCGACCGACATGAACAGTGGCTTGGCCGGTGTTCAGACCATGATGGACGGGACCCAGAAGCTGGTTTCTGGTAGCCAGCAGCTAACGTCTGGCACCCAGCAACTCGCACAGGGTACCAGTGTTCTGCAAAGCGGCGTTGGGACGCTCACGAGTGGCCTAAACACACTGAACGGTAACTCCGGCTTGATCAACAATGGTGTGAACCAGCTGACCAGCCAGAGCGCCCAGTTGCCACTGGCCGTTGCGGGTCTCGCGGCTTACAACCAGCAGATCAACGGCGGGGTCAACAAGCTCGTTAACGGTTTGAACCAGGGCAACAGTCAGCTCAGTGCCTTGTCCGCACAAGCTGGCAGCATTCAGAGTACTTTGGCTCAGGCCAAGACTTTGCAGGCTGAACTTGCAACGGCACAAGGCATGATGCAGCAGATGAACCAACTCGTTGGTCTGCTCGATCAGGCTGCCGCAAGCAAGGACCAGCTTGCAGGTCTCGCCAGCACGGCTGGTGCGATTGGCAACCTGCAGACGGCTGTGACCGATACGGTGAATAAGACGTCTCAGAATGATGGCCAAATCGCACAGCTTGCGGGTGCCATTGCCCAGGATTCAAGCAACGACGCAACGACTCGCCAGAGCGCCACGAAGATTGCTGGCTTGGCTAGCGATAACATCAACACTAACAAGGCACTCGGCGCCAACCTGCAGCAATCCGCTGCCGGTCTTAAGGGTGTCGATGCCAACACCATCGCCGGCTTGGGTAAACTCGCCAACTCATTGCCTAACAAGCAACAGGTTGCCGGTCTCAAGCAGGAACTCGCTGCCACCCAGAAGATGATGAATGACGCCAACTCGTTGCTCGGTAAGACCAGCAACCTTGGCAGTCAGATGAATCAGCTGAGCGGCTTGCCAGCCCAGATGACAGCCCTGACTTCAGGTGTTCGTCAGCTCCAGCAGGCAACGGCTCAGGCTAGCGGGATTGCTACTCAGCTGAACGGTGCGGTTAATGGTCGCGGTGTGAACATCGCCAACCAGAGCACCATCCAGAACACGATTGGTAACTCCATCTTGTCCAGCCAGCTCCAGCAGCTCGCTGGTGGGATCCACGCCTACACGAATGGTGTTGGCTCCGCCGCGGCTGGTTCCCAGAAGCTCGGCGCTGGTGTCAGCGTTCTGCAAAATGGGGCCACAAAGATTGCTGCAAATGCACCGGTGTTGACCTCTGGCTTGAACCAGGAACTCGCTGGTCAACAGACCATGTACACAACGTTGCACGGCCTCGTTGGTCAGATGCAGACGTTGAAGGATGGTCTGAAGACTGCGGGCGACGGTATCGGTAAGGTCAACGATGGTGTTGGCTCTGCCCAGACCTACCTGACAGGCTTGCAGGATTCTGATGCTGCGAAGGATTACTACGTTCCAAAGGCTGTGCTGAAGAGCAAGACTTACAAGCCAGCCATTGATACGTACATGTCTAGCGACAAGAAGACCACCAAGCTGACCATCGTGCTCGATTCTGACCCATCCTCTGCAAAGTCGATGGCACAAATCGACAAGATGCAGGGTGTTGTGAAGAACGAACTGAAGGGTACGAAGCTGGGTAATGCGAAGGTCGCTATTGGTGGCCAGACCGCCCAGACGAGTGACACGCAACACATTGCAAGCAGTGACTTCATTCGCACGGCAGCCATCATGATTGTCGGGATTCTCCTGGCCCTCATGTACGTGACCCGTTCGATTCTCCAGCCGTTCTACATCATCGGCACGTTGCTGCTCGCCTACATTGCGTCCCTGTCCATCACACGCTTTGTCAGCTCAATCTTCCTGCACCAGGGTCAGTTGACGTGGAACACGCCATTCTTCACCTTCGTCATGCTGATTGCGCTTGGGGTTGATTACAGTATCTTCCTCATGATGAAGTACCGTGAATTCGGGCCGGATATTCCGGATCCAAAGGCGCGGATCAATAGTGCAAGTGGTGTGATTGGTGCGGTTGTTATCTCCGCGGCCATCATCCTCAGTGGTACCTTCGCTGCCTTGATGCCATCCGGTGTGCTGACGCTCATCCAGGTCGCACTCGGTGTCATCATCGGGCTGATTATCCTCGTGTTCATCATTCCAGTTATCCTGCCAGCATTGATTTCGCTGACGTATGGGAAGCCTGAAATCGGTAAGCACGGTGGCGACCGGCCGGAAGAAAAGAAGTAA
- the deoD gene encoding purine-nucleoside phosphorylase, with translation MSTHINAAPGSIADTVLLPGDPLRAKYMAENFMTDVTLYNTVRNAFGYTGLYKGKRVSVQATGMGIPSISIYATELMTEYGVQNLIRTGTCGGMADTVNLRDIVLAQSSTTDSSIIANTFGPGVYFAPTGDFDMLQRAYKVAQDAGYRVKVGNVLGEDRFYNDELDKGKLADYGVLATEMETPALYLLAAKYHRRALALMTVSDQLMRDEHLSADDRQLTLNDMIKIGFEVAAQVAGE, from the coding sequence ATGAGTACACATATCAATGCAGCACCAGGTAGTATCGCCGACACAGTTTTGCTGCCAGGTGATCCATTGCGTGCCAAGTACATGGCTGAAAACTTCATGACGGACGTGACGCTGTACAACACAGTGCGCAATGCGTTTGGTTATACGGGCTTGTACAAGGGCAAGCGGGTCTCCGTGCAGGCTACGGGGATGGGGATTCCATCCATTTCCATTTACGCCACGGAACTGATGACCGAATACGGCGTCCAGAACCTGATTCGGACGGGCACATGCGGTGGTATGGCTGACACCGTCAACTTGCGCGACATTGTCCTGGCCCAGTCATCCACGACTGACAGTTCGATTATCGCCAACACCTTTGGTCCCGGCGTGTACTTTGCGCCAACAGGGGACTTTGACATGCTGCAGCGGGCCTACAAGGTCGCTCAGGATGCAGGGTACCGCGTGAAGGTTGGCAACGTGCTCGGTGAGGACCGCTTCTACAACGACGAGCTCGATAAGGGCAAGCTGGCGGACTACGGTGTTCTGGCAACCGAGATGGAGACACCAGCGCTGTACTTGCTGGCGGCAAAATACCACCGGCGCGCTTTGGCGCTGATGACGGTGTCCGACCAGTTGATGCGCGATGAACACTTATCCGCGGATGATCGGCAGCTGACCCTCAATGACATGATTAAGATTGGTTTTGAGGTGGCAGCGCAGGTTGCTGGCGAATAA
- a CDS encoding phosphopentomutase produces MTKEAQFDRIIGIVTDSIGIGEAPDAAKFGDEGADTYGHINDFKGAGWQLPNLMKLGLGNIRADNPMLSLKPVAEPTGAFGKMAEISAGKDSMDGHWEMMGLPVLEPLGFFPHGFPQELLDKITAFSGRKCIVNKPYSGTDVIHDYGDEQLATGDLIIYTSGDSVLQIAANLAIIPLEELYKICEYARSLTRTAPYHVGRVIARPYTYIDKDHFTRTSDRHDYTLLPDGPTDLDRLQKAGIATYGVGKINDIFSGQGLDDGVHTVSNEDGMNQTIAQVKSDRRGFIFTNLVDFDAMYGHRRNPEGDAEALELFDKQLGELLSIMRPSDLLMITSDHGNDPTFKGTDHTREYVPLLAYSPSLQGGANLGIRSPFCDFGATVLDNFGVQQGEYGKSFLHELK; encoded by the coding sequence ATGACTAAAGAAGCACAGTTTGACCGGATTATTGGGATTGTTACGGACTCGATTGGGATTGGCGAAGCGCCAGATGCCGCGAAGTTCGGCGATGAAGGCGCGGACACATACGGCCACATCAACGACTTTAAGGGTGCGGGCTGGCAGCTGCCAAACCTGATGAAGCTGGGTCTGGGCAACATTCGGGCGGATAACCCCATGCTGAGCCTCAAGCCGGTTGCCGAACCAACGGGTGCTTTCGGTAAAATGGCCGAGATCTCCGCTGGTAAGGACTCCATGGATGGCCATTGGGAAATGATGGGCTTGCCGGTTCTTGAACCGCTCGGCTTCTTCCCACACGGCTTCCCGCAGGAGTTGCTAGACAAGATTACCGCCTTCTCTGGTCGCAAGTGCATCGTCAACAAGCCATATTCCGGCACGGATGTCATCCACGACTATGGGGATGAACAGCTGGCGACGGGTGACCTGATTATTTACACGTCGGGTGACTCAGTGCTCCAGATTGCGGCTAACCTGGCCATTATTCCACTTGAAGAACTCTACAAGATTTGTGAATACGCACGTAGCCTCACGCGCACGGCGCCATACCACGTTGGCCGTGTCATCGCGCGTCCATACACCTATATCGATAAGGACCACTTCACTCGGACCAGCGACCGCCACGACTACACGCTGTTGCCAGATGGTCCCACTGACTTGGACCGCCTGCAGAAGGCCGGCATCGCCACGTACGGTGTGGGTAAGATTAATGACATCTTCTCTGGCCAAGGCCTCGATGATGGCGTCCACACCGTCAGCAACGAAGACGGCATGAACCAGACAATCGCGCAAGTGAAGTCTGACCGGCGCGGCTTCATCTTTACCAACCTCGTGGATTTCGACGCGATGTATGGTCACCGCCGCAATCCAGAAGGCGATGCCGAAGCACTCGAGCTGTTTGATAAGCAGCTGGGCGAATTGCTCAGCATCATGCGGCCAAGCGACTTGCTGATGATCACGTCTGATCACGGGAATGACCCAACGTTTAAGGGCACGGACCACACGCGTGAATACGTGCCACTACTCGCCTACAGTCCATCACTGCAGGGTGGCGCAAACCTCGGCATCCGCAGCCCATTCTGCGACTTCGGTGCCACGGTACTCGACAACTTTGGCGTGCAGCAGGGTGAATACGGCAAGTCATTCTTGCACGAATTGAAGTAA
- the deoC gene encoding deoxyribose-phosphate aldolase, producing MTKPLAKYIDHTLLKQDASEVQIQQIFKEAKQYDFASVCINPYWVKDAATALADSDVNVCTVIGFPLGANTTEIKVAEAKASIADGADECDMVINIGALKSRNEDFVREDIAAVAEAVHAQGKLLKVIIECVLLTDEEKVLACRLSEEAGADFVKTSTGFAGGGATVHDVALMRKTVGDRLQVKAAGGIHTYADAKALIAAGADRLGASAGVAIMKEAEAAND from the coding sequence ATGACGAAACCACTAGCAAAATATATTGATCACACCCTGCTTAAGCAAGATGCGAGCGAGGTGCAGATTCAGCAAATCTTTAAGGAGGCCAAGCAGTATGACTTTGCCTCTGTATGTATCAATCCGTATTGGGTGAAGGACGCGGCGACGGCACTGGCTGACAGTGACGTGAACGTGTGCACGGTGATTGGTTTTCCTCTCGGTGCCAATACGACTGAGATCAAGGTCGCAGAGGCGAAGGCGTCGATTGCGGATGGTGCGGATGAGTGCGACATGGTGATTAATATCGGTGCGCTCAAGTCGCGCAATGAGGACTTTGTGCGCGAAGACATTGCTGCGGTCGCCGAGGCCGTGCACGCGCAAGGCAAGTTGCTCAAGGTGATTATTGAGTGCGTCTTACTAACGGACGAAGAAAAGGTTCTCGCTTGCCGGTTGAGCGAGGAAGCCGGCGCTGATTTTGTAAAGACCAGCACGGGCTTTGCTGGCGGCGGCGCAACGGTGCACGATGTCGCCCTGATGCGCAAGACTGTGGGTGACCGTCTGCAGGTTAAGGCCGCTGGCGGGATTCACACCTACGCGGATGCAAAGGCGTTGATTGCTGCTGGTGCAGATCGTTTGGGCGCTAGCGCTGGGGTGGCGATTATGAAGGAAGCGGAGGCTGCTAATGACTAA
- a CDS encoding MarR family winged helix-turn-helix transcriptional regulator, with translation MPNFNFKDRPDDARLRITQAQYPDTNITTVQTFLSLQYAYRTIQSQYEAALSEFDLSESRFILLMFLYRAEDGLTVSDLAQKLGVTKATTSKLLRAMTTAELVEKRPDAQDKRAVKIHLTVAGTKRLTAFLPVNFQTVNRLLGNLSESEQQELEQLLNKMIAPASGEKD, from the coding sequence TTGCCCAACTTCAACTTTAAGGATCGTCCAGATGACGCGCGCTTAAGAATCACGCAGGCGCAGTACCCGGATACCAACATCACGACGGTGCAGACGTTCTTGAGCCTGCAATACGCCTACCGCACCATACAAAGTCAATATGAAGCTGCTCTGAGTGAGTTTGACTTATCAGAGTCCCGCTTTATCCTACTCATGTTTCTCTACCGCGCCGAGGACGGCCTCACCGTCTCCGACTTGGCCCAAAAACTGGGCGTGACCAAAGCCACCACCAGCAAGTTGCTGCGCGCGATGACCACCGCCGAGCTGGTCGAAAAGCGGCCAGATGCGCAGGATAAACGCGCAGTCAAAATTCACCTGACCGTGGCGGGTACCAAGCGGTTAACGGCCTTCTTACCCGTTAACTTCCAAACGGTGAACCGCCTGTTGGGTAACCTCTCCGAATCGGAGCAGCAAGAACTCGAACAACTTCTAAATAAAATGATTGCGCCGGCATCCGGCGAGAAAGACTGA
- a CDS encoding rhodanese-like domain-containing protein, with amino-acid sequence METAKIELLKTYLSLYISHFDVLADMKNGGNKYVVLDVRNAPAPVKEVQIKGAKPLAAKDLANHLNELDKSKTYVVYDWTGGTTLGKTALLILLSHEFKAFELAGALEGWRGMNLPVEPAK; translated from the coding sequence ATGGAAACTGCAAAAATTGAATTACTCAAGACTTACTTGAGCCTGTACATTAGCCACTTTGACGTCTTGGCCGACATGAAGAACGGCGGTAACAAGTACGTCGTCCTCGACGTCCGCAACGCCCCTGCGCCCGTTAAAGAGGTCCAGATTAAGGGCGCCAAGCCACTCGCAGCAAAGGACCTTGCCAATCATCTGAACGAGCTCGACAAGTCCAAGACTTATGTTGTCTACGACTGGACTGGCGGCACAACACTTGGCAAAACCGCGCTGCTCATTCTGCTGAGCCACGAGTTCAAGGCCTTCGAACTCGCCGGTGCACTCGAAGGCTGGCGCGGCATGAACCTGCCCGTTGAACCAGCTAAATAG